Genomic DNA from Clostridium sp. BJN0013:
CATATTTATTTAACTGAAGAAGGTAAAAAAGCATCTGAGAAAATTACTGAAAGTAAAGATACACTTGCAGAATCTTTGTTTACAGGTTTAACAGAGGATGAACAAGAACAATTACTTATTCTTACTCAAAAATTGTGTGCAAGTTTAGAAATGATTGAGAATTCTCATGGAGAGGAGATATACCATAGACATGGGCTTGGTCATCATGGTGGGCATTGTCATGATTTCTGGAAAGAAAATGGTATACATCATAGGCATGGATATCATCATGGATATTATTCTGAGTATGAGTAAACCAATAGTTTAAAATTATAAATATAGGATTGAATATTATGGAAGATTTTGAGATGTTGCTTAAAGGAAAAGGATATAGATTGACTGGGCAGCGTCAAATTATATTGAATGTGATGCTGGAAAGTATGGGGGAACACCTAAGCATAAAGGAAATATGGGAGATAGCTAGGGAAAAAGACAATACATTAGGAATCTCTACTGTTTATCGAACTTTAAAAATTATGGCTGAGATAGGGATTGTTACAGGCTTTGATAAAAAGGATGAGCTTAACAAATATGAACTTAATACAGATGAAAAAAACTTTATACATCCTCATCTCATTTGTATGCGTTGCGGAAAGATTATTGGAATTCAGGAAAACTTGCTTATAGACAATCCAAAAGTAAAAGTTTATAATAAGTATAATTTTAAAATAGAAGATATTCGAATTAAATGTTATGGATTTTGTGAGAAATGTGCTAAAGAATCGGTAAAATAGATTGTTATGCCTTGGCTTTAGATAATTTATGTATTGTAACTATAAATTACATTTATAAAGCAACTATAGGTTGCTTTTAGAAACGGCGAGTTGGTTTTCTTTTAATGTGAAATGATACAATAAAGTCATAAAGATGAATTTAAGATGTATATATTTCATATTTGAATTTAGCTATATATAGAATATAAAATTGAATAAAAGCAGAGATACCCTTTGAAGGATTTAGAGTGATCTCTGCTTTTATTTTATTAAACTAAAAATTATTATAGAATACTATTTCCTCCGATGGTTCTCTTTTGTAATGCAGTGGATTTGGGGAGGCATCTGATGCAGGGTATCCCAGAGGAAGCAAGGCAACCGGTACAATATGATCTGGGAGAGAAAATTCTTTTTTGATAATAGCAGGATCAAAATGTCCCACCCAGGTAGTACCCAGTCCAAGTTCTGAGGCCTGAAGCATTAAATGTGTAGTTACAATACTGGCATCTATATCTCCGCTATCTTTACCGTCAAAACTGCGTTTCCAGCTTTCTGAATTGTCATAGCAGATGAGCAATACTACCGGTGCATTAAAATGATAGGGTGTGCATTTTCTTATTTTTGCCAAAGCTTCTTCATTTTTTATCACAAGAATACGCTGAGGTTGATTATTACAAGCAGTAGGAGCAAGCAGGCCAGCCTTCAGTACAAGGTCAATAAATTTCATACATCTCATCCTTTCATAACATATTTTTAATAATGTGGAGTATAAGGGTCAATATTAAAGTTTGCTTAAATACTTGTCAGTCTAACGCCTATATCAAAGGCTTTTTTAAGGTCAATAGGAAATTGCTCTGCCTTTATGTAAAATTTTACTTTTATTAATAAAAGTATTATACTAAGTAAGAAACAAATAATCAAGTATGCAAATTTTTGTGTCTTGAATTTGAGGAGTATTTAAATTTGTAAACAAACTCTACCTGAACCAAGGAATCACTTCATAGAAAAAAGCTGACCCAAGGTCAGCTCAAAATAATTCGAAAGGGTAATGATATTTATAGTATGTCCAAAATTTTCAAAATATATACATAATTATTTAGGTATAATATAAATGATATAAGAGATATTATAGATAAAATTATTGAGTACAGAAATGGTTGGTAGATAACTATTTGAGTCTGATTAAGTATCGTATGGAGAAGGGAGATTTTATTTATGAAAAAAATTGTACTTGCAGGAGGATGTTTTTGGGGAGTTCAAGCTTATTTTGACAACAAAAAAGGCATTTTAAGTACAAAGGTAGGATATGCAAATGGAAATGAGGAAA
This window encodes:
- a CDS encoding MarR family winged helix-turn-helix transcriptional regulator, whose translation is MSKINLNDLYCTLHRLNRQMHRVYHKEGYRKGRLYHGQANLLLLISQNDGASQRELGEQMDIRPSSMTEMLTKLEQNGLIVKKRDDKDQRVMHIYLTEEGKKASEKITESKDTLAESLFTGLTEDEQEQLLILTQKLCASLEMIENSHGEEIYHRHGLGHHGGHCHDFWKENGIHHRHGYHHGYYSEYE
- a CDS encoding Fur family transcriptional regulator, producing MEDFEMLLKGKGYRLTGQRQIILNVMLESMGEHLSIKEIWEIAREKDNTLGISTVYRTLKIMAEIGIVTGFDKKDELNKYELNTDEKNFIHPHLICMRCGKIIGIQENLLIDNPKVKVYNKYNFKIEDIRIKCYGFCEKCAKESVK
- a CDS encoding nitroreductase family protein, which produces MKFIDLVLKAGLLAPTACNNQPQRILVIKNEEALAKIRKCTPYHFNAPVVLLICYDNSESWKRSFDGKDSGDIDASIVTTHLMLQASELGLGTTWVGHFDPAIIKKEFSLPDHIVPVALLPLGYPASDASPNPLHYKREPSEEIVFYNNF